A genomic segment from Amycolatopsis camponoti encodes:
- a CDS encoding response regulator transcription factor, whose amino-acid sequence MVVRVLLVEDDAGVAGALAESLHARGHPVTSVGRGADALHRHRDADLVLLDLGLPDLDGLDVLRKIRAVSPVPVIVLTARGDERSVVRGLRLGADDYLTKPVRLAELLARMDAVVRRAVAREAPADNAGDVVRVEDVEIDLGARRVLVAGHDVGLTTKEFEILAVLAARPGTAVSRQQLMDEVWGDAYLAVSRSLDVHLTGLRAKLDRPGLLTTIRGYGYRLGRD is encoded by the coding sequence ATGGTCGTGCGCGTGCTCCTCGTCGAAGACGACGCGGGTGTCGCCGGCGCGCTCGCCGAGTCGCTGCACGCGCGCGGCCATCCCGTCACCAGCGTCGGGCGCGGGGCCGACGCCCTGCACCGCCACCGCGACGCCGACCTCGTCCTGCTGGACCTGGGGCTGCCCGATCTCGACGGCCTCGACGTCCTGCGCAAGATCCGCGCCGTCTCGCCGGTGCCGGTGATCGTCCTGACCGCCCGCGGCGACGAACGCTCGGTCGTGCGCGGCCTGCGCCTCGGCGCGGACGACTACCTCACCAAGCCGGTCCGGCTGGCCGAGCTGCTGGCCCGGATGGACGCCGTCGTGCGCCGCGCCGTCGCCCGCGAAGCGCCGGCCGACAACGCCGGTGATGTCGTGCGCGTCGAGGACGTCGAGATCGACCTCGGCGCCCGCCGGGTGCTCGTCGCCGGGCACGACGTCGGGCTCACCACCAAGGAGTTCGAGATCCTGGCCGTGCTCGCCGCGCGTCCCGGCACCGCGGTCAGCCGCCAGCAGCTCATGGACGAGGTCTGGGGCGACGCCTACCTCGCGGTGTCGCGCTCGCTCGACGTCCACCTGACCGGCCTGCGCGCGAAGCTGGACCGGCCGGGGCTGCTCACCACCATCCGCGGCTACGGCTACCGGCTCGGCCGGGACTGA
- a CDS encoding ATP-binding protein, whose product MNAVPDALPRTAGALRAAGYEPRPIAQEIHDNLLNALKTGEDAWPGIVGFSRTVLPQLERALLAGHDVVLLGERGQGKTRLLRTLAGLLDEWTPVIEGSELGEHPLQPITPASIRRAAELGDELPVAWRHRSERYTEKLATPDTSVGDLIGDVDPVKVAEGRSLGDPETIHFGLVPRAHRGIVAINELPDLAERIQVALLNVMEERDIQVRGYTLRLPLDVLLVATANPEDYTNRGRIITPLKDRFGAEIRTHYPLDVESEVAVVRQEAHLVAEVGEPLLEVIARFVRNLRESPVIDQRSGVSARFAVAAAETVAAAALRRSALTGEEPAVARPVDLDAVPSVLRGKIEFEPGEEGREIEHLVHLLRRAIAETARERFAGLDLRPLADAVADGHLVATGERVPGKDVLEALPELPVLHEVARRAGVGADEPAGRIAAAVELALESLFLARRLAKDSDDATTVYGR is encoded by the coding sequence GTGAACGCAGTTCCAGACGCTCTTCCCCGCACCGCCGGGGCCCTCCGCGCCGCCGGGTACGAGCCCCGGCCGATCGCGCAAGAGATCCACGACAACCTCCTGAACGCCCTGAAAACCGGCGAAGACGCCTGGCCCGGCATCGTCGGGTTCTCGCGCACCGTGCTGCCGCAGCTCGAACGCGCGCTGCTGGCCGGGCACGACGTCGTCCTGCTCGGCGAACGCGGCCAGGGCAAGACCCGCCTGCTCCGCACCCTCGCCGGCCTGCTCGACGAGTGGACGCCCGTCATCGAGGGCTCCGAGCTGGGCGAACACCCGCTCCAGCCGATCACGCCCGCGTCGATCCGGCGCGCGGCCGAACTCGGTGACGAGCTGCCGGTCGCCTGGCGCCACCGCTCCGAGCGCTACACCGAGAAGCTCGCCACCCCAGACACCTCCGTCGGCGACCTGATCGGCGACGTCGACCCGGTGAAGGTCGCCGAAGGACGCAGCCTGGGCGACCCCGAGACCATCCACTTCGGGCTGGTCCCGCGCGCCCACCGCGGCATCGTCGCCATCAACGAGCTGCCCGACCTCGCCGAGCGCATCCAGGTCGCGCTGCTCAACGTGATGGAGGAGCGCGACATCCAGGTCCGCGGCTACACGCTGCGGCTGCCCTTGGACGTCCTGCTCGTGGCCACCGCGAACCCCGAGGACTACACCAACCGCGGCCGGATCATCACCCCGTTGAAGGACCGCTTCGGCGCCGAGATCCGCACGCACTACCCCCTGGACGTCGAGTCCGAGGTCGCCGTCGTCCGGCAGGAAGCCCACCTGGTCGCCGAGGTCGGCGAGCCCCTGCTGGAGGTCATCGCCCGGTTCGTCCGGAACCTGCGCGAATCGCCGGTCATCGATCAGCGCTCGGGCGTGTCGGCGCGGTTCGCCGTCGCCGCGGCGGAAACCGTCGCGGCCGCGGCGCTGCGGCGCTCGGCGCTGACCGGGGAAGAGCCCGCGGTGGCCCGCCCGGTCGACCTCGACGCCGTCCCGTCGGTGCTGCGCGGCAAGATCGAGTTCGAGCCCGGTGAAGAAGGCCGCGAGATCGAGCACCTCGTGCACCTGCTGCGCCGCGCGATCGCCGAGACCGCCCGCGAACGGTTCGCCGGACTGGACCTGCGGCCGCTGGCCGACGCCGTCGCCGACGGGCACCTGGTCGCCACCGGCGAGCGCGTGCCGGGCAAGGACGTCCTCGAAGCCCTGCCGGAGCTCCCGGTGCTGCACGAGGTCGCCCGGCGCGCCGGCGTCGGAGCCGACGAGCCCGCGGGGCGGATCGCGGCCGCCGTCGAGCTCGCCCTCGAATCGCTGTTCCTGGCGCGGCGGCTGGCCAAGGACTCCGACGACGCGACGACCGTCTACGGCCGATGA
- a CDS encoding ferrochelatase: protein MGYDALLWLSFGGPEGPDDVMPFLENVTRGRGVPRERLLEVAEHYQHFGGVSPINRLNRDAMAAVEKQLAAAGVDLPVHFGNRNWHPMVEDTLASLTSEGAKRILVFPTSAYGGYSACRQYDEDIERARAAVGSDAPEMVKLRQFFDHPLFISAVADGVRAAHASLGDAPGIRTVFTAHSVPSSADAASGPPSEGGRRYSRQIAEAARLVAAEAGIDSYDVVWQSRSGPPQVPWLEPDIVDHIDALHESGVAGVVVSPIGFVSDHLEVIWDLDNEAAERAAEHGMAFARAATAGSDPRFAELVVELVREHTHGVKPRKLSPFPVAGCTVNGAPCAVGCCEPAKRPAR from the coding sequence GTGGGATACGACGCGTTGCTGTGGCTTTCGTTCGGCGGTCCGGAAGGGCCTGACGACGTCATGCCGTTCCTCGAGAACGTGACCAGGGGCCGGGGCGTGCCGCGGGAGCGGCTTCTCGAGGTCGCCGAGCACTACCAGCACTTCGGCGGCGTCTCGCCGATCAACCGGCTGAACCGCGACGCGATGGCCGCGGTCGAGAAGCAGCTCGCGGCCGCCGGCGTCGACCTGCCGGTGCACTTCGGCAACCGCAACTGGCACCCGATGGTCGAGGACACCCTGGCGTCGCTGACCTCTGAGGGTGCGAAGCGGATCCTGGTGTTCCCGACGAGCGCGTACGGCGGCTACTCGGCGTGCCGCCAGTACGACGAGGACATCGAGCGCGCCCGCGCGGCGGTCGGTTCCGATGCACCCGAAATGGTGAAGCTGCGCCAGTTCTTCGACCACCCGTTGTTCATCTCGGCGGTGGCGGACGGCGTCCGCGCGGCCCACGCGTCCCTGGGCGACGCGCCCGGCATCCGCACGGTGTTCACGGCGCACTCGGTCCCGTCGAGCGCGGACGCGGCATCGGGACCGCCCTCCGAAGGCGGCCGCCGGTACTCCCGCCAGATCGCCGAAGCTGCGCGCCTGGTGGCGGCCGAGGCGGGCATCGATTCCTACGACGTCGTCTGGCAGTCGCGCTCGGGGCCGCCGCAGGTCCCGTGGCTGGAGCCGGACATCGTCGACCACATCGACGCGCTGCACGAGTCCGGGGTCGCCGGCGTGGTCGTGTCGCCGATCGGGTTCGTGTCGGACCACCTCGAGGTGATCTGGGACCTGGACAACGAGGCGGCGGAGCGGGCGGCGGAGCACGGAATGGCGTTCGCCCGGGCGGCGACGGCGGGTTCGGACCCGCGCTTCGCCGAGCTGGTGGTGGAGCTGGTGCGCGAGCACACGCACGGCGTGAAGCCGCGCAAGCTGTCCCCGTTCCCGGTCGCGGGCTGCACGGTGAACGGCGCGCCGTGCGCGGTGGGCTGCTGCGAGCCGGCCAAGCGCCCGGCCCGGTAG
- a CDS encoding sensor histidine kinase — MRTRLLVVLVALALAVVAAFAVPLLASTAEQRTQQLVISRTADVDRFVVLAQQAVDTRDSAALVADSARYAELYGEGVVIVDARRAPLVQAGGLTAADPAVHALVEATMRNEPAPQVGRLGPWSAEPAYFARPVGTGTRVSGVVVLRASVTAAAADVATRWGTIGAGALLVAVVFVLLAVVLARWMVRPLHELETGVLAVAAGHRAHVPERTGPRELRVLAGEVNRMSEAVLEAADQQHRLVADASHQLRNPLAALRLRVDSLAAQVAGDNATYRATVAEVERLEKLLDGLLALALAESTATRVAAGGADEACDLAAVLAERVDAWRLVAEDTGSTLVPPPGHDEPVTVRCPEGELAQILDVLLDNAVHYAGRGAKITTDWESGPETATLVVRDDGPGLSTEDRARATERFWRAGGEGAPRGTGLGLAIAHQQVRTRGGVLELRQALPHGLEARVTLPLREEP; from the coding sequence GTGCGCACCCGGCTGCTGGTCGTGCTGGTCGCCCTCGCCCTCGCGGTGGTCGCCGCGTTCGCCGTGCCGCTGCTGGCGTCCACCGCCGAGCAGCGCACCCAGCAGCTGGTCATCTCCCGCACCGCCGACGTCGACCGGTTCGTCGTGCTGGCCCAGCAGGCCGTCGACACCCGCGACTCCGCGGCCCTCGTGGCCGACTCGGCCCGCTACGCCGAGCTGTACGGCGAAGGCGTCGTCATCGTCGACGCCCGGCGCGCGCCGCTGGTGCAGGCCGGTGGGCTGACCGCGGCGGACCCGGCGGTGCACGCGCTGGTCGAGGCGACGATGCGCAACGAGCCGGCGCCGCAGGTCGGCCGGCTCGGGCCGTGGTCGGCCGAACCGGCGTACTTCGCGCGGCCGGTCGGCACCGGCACCCGGGTGTCCGGCGTGGTCGTGCTCCGCGCGTCGGTGACGGCGGCGGCCGCGGACGTCGCCACCCGCTGGGGCACCATCGGCGCCGGGGCGCTGCTGGTCGCGGTGGTGTTCGTGCTGCTCGCCGTCGTGCTGGCCCGCTGGATGGTGCGGCCGCTGCACGAACTGGAGACCGGGGTCCTCGCCGTCGCCGCCGGGCACCGCGCGCACGTCCCCGAACGCACCGGGCCACGCGAGCTGCGGGTCCTGGCGGGCGAGGTCAACCGGATGTCCGAAGCCGTGCTCGAAGCGGCCGACCAGCAGCACCGCCTGGTCGCCGACGCGTCCCACCAGCTGCGCAACCCCCTTGCCGCGCTGCGGCTGCGCGTCGACTCCCTGGCCGCGCAGGTGGCGGGCGACAACGCCACCTACCGAGCGACCGTCGCCGAGGTCGAACGCCTGGAGAAGCTCCTCGACGGCCTGCTGGCCCTCGCGCTGGCCGAGAGCACGGCGACCCGAGTCGCTGCCGGGGGCGCGGACGAGGCCTGCGATCTGGCCGCCGTGCTCGCCGAACGCGTCGACGCCTGGCGCCTGGTCGCCGAGGACACCGGCTCGACGCTCGTCCCGCCGCCGGGGCACGACGAACCGGTGACTGTCCGCTGCCCGGAAGGCGAGCTGGCCCAGATCCTCGACGTGCTGCTGGACAACGCCGTCCACTACGCCGGCCGTGGCGCGAAGATCACCACGGACTGGGAAAGCGGACCGGAGACGGCGACCCTCGTCGTCCGCGACGACGGCCCCGGACTGTCCACTGAGGACCGGGCGCGGGCGACCGAGCGGTTCTGGCGCGCCGGCGGCGAAGGCGCCCCGCGCGGGACCGGGCTCGGGCTGGCCATCGCGCACCAGCAGGTCCGCACCCGCGGCGGCGTTCTCGAACTGCGCCAGGCACTCCCGCACGGGCTCGAAGCCCGCGTCACGCTGCCGTTGCGGGAGGAGCCGTGA
- the fabG gene encoding beta-ketoacyl-ACP reductase, with protein MGRSVLVTGGNRGIGLAIARDLAEQGHRVAVTHRGSGAPDGLFGVQADVTDTEQVDAAFKLVEEHQGAVEVLVSNAGLTDDTLLMRMSDEQFERVINANLTGAYRVAKRASRGMLRGKWGRFVFISSVVGLSGSAGQANYAASKAGLVGFARSLARELGSRNITSNVIAPGFVRTDMTDELPEDRKKQILAQVPSGRYAEPSEIAAAVRYLASDEAGYVNGAVLPVDGGLGLGH; from the coding sequence GTGGGACGGTCGGTTCTGGTCACCGGGGGCAACCGGGGCATCGGTCTGGCGATCGCCCGGGACCTGGCGGAGCAGGGACACCGGGTCGCCGTCACGCACCGTGGTTCGGGCGCGCCCGACGGCCTCTTCGGGGTCCAGGCGGACGTAACCGACACCGAGCAGGTCGACGCGGCGTTCAAGCTCGTCGAGGAGCACCAGGGCGCGGTCGAGGTGCTCGTGTCCAACGCCGGGCTGACCGACGACACGCTGTTGATGCGGATGAGCGACGAGCAGTTCGAGCGTGTCATCAACGCGAACCTGACCGGCGCCTACCGCGTCGCGAAGCGCGCCTCCCGCGGCATGCTGCGCGGCAAGTGGGGCCGGTTCGTCTTCATCTCCTCGGTGGTCGGGCTCTCCGGTTCGGCCGGCCAGGCGAACTACGCGGCGTCGAAGGCCGGCCTCGTCGGCTTCGCGCGCTCGCTGGCCCGCGAGCTCGGCTCCCGCAACATCACCTCGAACGTCATCGCGCCCGGCTTCGTGCGCACCGATATGACCGACGAGCTGCCCGAGGACCGCAAGAAGCAGATCCTCGCGCAGGTGCCGTCCGGCCGGTACGCCGAGCCGTCGGAGATCGCCGCCGCCGTGCGCTACCTGGCCTCCGACGAGGCCGGCTACGTCAACGGCGCGGTGCTGCCGGTCGACGGCGGCCTCGGCCTCGGCCACTGA
- a CDS encoding Cmx/CmrA family chloramphenicol efflux MFS transporter translates to MPLAVFVLGLSVFALGTSEFMITGLLPGMATDLGVTIPDAGLLISAFAIGMVVGAPLLAIGTLRLPRRRTLLALLAVFFGAHVVGALSTGYALLFATRVVAALACAGFWAVAVATTIALVPVERRGRAMAVLVGGLTVANIAGVPAGTFLGQHAGWRTAFWAVAGVTLLAAAGVAALVPETTGGGMSVRTELRLYRRGRVWLALGVIALCQAMIFAAFSYLAPLLTETDGLPEAWVPGVLALFGVGALIGITAGGRLADRHPFATLYGCVGLALASLLVLALTTDTGVAVAAVLVFGAAGFGANPALNVRTYAVAGNAPTLVGASTTSAFNVGNTLGPWLGGLAIGAGLGFPSVAWTGIALGATTLVAVTVAVVVQRNDDRDREPLAV, encoded by the coding sequence GTGCCCCTGGCCGTCTTCGTCCTCGGGCTCAGCGTGTTCGCGCTGGGCACGTCCGAGTTCATGATCACCGGCCTGCTCCCCGGGATGGCCACCGACCTCGGCGTCACCATCCCCGACGCCGGCCTGCTGATCTCCGCCTTCGCCATCGGCATGGTCGTCGGGGCCCCGCTGCTGGCGATCGGCACCCTGCGGCTCCCCCGCCGCCGGACGCTCCTCGCGCTCCTCGCGGTCTTCTTCGGGGCGCACGTCGTGGGTGCGCTGTCCACCGGGTACGCGCTGCTGTTCGCGACGCGGGTGGTGGCCGCGCTCGCCTGCGCCGGCTTCTGGGCCGTCGCGGTGGCGACGACGATCGCCCTGGTGCCGGTGGAGCGCCGCGGCCGCGCGATGGCGGTGCTGGTCGGCGGGCTGACGGTGGCCAACATCGCCGGCGTCCCCGCGGGAACGTTCCTCGGGCAGCACGCGGGCTGGCGGACGGCGTTCTGGGCGGTGGCGGGCGTGACCCTGCTGGCGGCCGCCGGAGTGGCGGCGCTGGTGCCGGAGACGACCGGCGGCGGGATGAGCGTCCGCACCGAGCTGCGGCTGTACCGGCGCGGCCGGGTCTGGCTCGCGCTCGGTGTGATCGCCTTGTGCCAGGCCATGATCTTCGCCGCGTTCAGCTACCTCGCCCCGTTGCTGACCGAAACGGACGGCCTGCCGGAGGCCTGGGTCCCGGGGGTCCTCGCCCTGTTCGGCGTCGGCGCCCTCATCGGCATCACGGCCGGTGGGCGGCTGGCCGACCGCCATCCCTTCGCCACGCTCTACGGCTGCGTCGGGCTCGCCCTGGCGTCGCTGCTCGTCCTGGCCCTCACGACCGACACGGGGGTCGCCGTCGCGGCGGTGCTCGTGTTCGGCGCCGCCGGGTTCGGGGCCAACCCGGCGCTCAACGTCCGCACCTACGCCGTGGCCGGGAACGCGCCGACGCTCGTCGGCGCCAGCACGACTTCGGCGTTCAACGTCGGCAACACCCTCGGGCCGTGGCTCGGCGGCCTCGCGATCGGCGCCGGCCTGGGCTTCCCCAGCGTCGCGTGGACGGGCATCGCCCTCGGAGCGACGACGCTGGTCGCGGTCACGGTCGCGGTCGTCGTCCAGCGGAACGACGACCGCGACCGGGAGCCGCTGGCCGTGTGA
- a CDS encoding TetR/AcrR family transcriptional regulator — MARPREFDETAAVESAMHAFWTRGYEATSTQDLCEATGLGRSSVYNTFTSKKALFQRTLTHYSAQGLAGRKAVLEGPGTAADRLAAMFDDLIDDELRHGRRGCLVVNTLAELGTPDDEVGAALRKDTEKQLALLTGSAREGVLDGSLRDGRAPADVAEFLLSTISGLRVMSRRGASPEAMHAVADLALSAITR; from the coding sequence ATGGCCAGGCCAAGGGAGTTCGACGAGACCGCCGCCGTCGAGAGCGCGATGCACGCGTTCTGGACGCGCGGCTACGAGGCGACCTCGACGCAGGACCTGTGCGAGGCCACCGGACTCGGGCGCAGCAGCGTCTACAACACCTTCACCAGCAAGAAAGCCCTGTTCCAGCGCACCCTGACGCACTACAGCGCCCAGGGTCTCGCCGGCCGGAAGGCGGTCCTCGAAGGACCGGGCACCGCCGCCGACCGCCTCGCGGCGATGTTCGACGACCTCATCGACGACGAGCTGCGGCACGGCCGCCGCGGCTGTCTCGTCGTCAACACCCTCGCCGAACTCGGCACCCCCGACGACGAGGTCGGCGCCGCCCTGCGAAAAGACACCGAAAAGCAGCTCGCCCTGCTCACCGGCAGCGCCCGGGAGGGCGTTCTCGACGGCAGCCTCCGGGACGGCCGCGCCCCGGCCGACGTCGCCGAGTTCCTGCTCAGCACCATTTCCGGGCTCCGGGTGATGTCGCGGCGCGGCGCGAGCCCCGAGGCGATGCACGCCGTCGCCGATCTCGCCCTGTCCGCGATCACTCGATAG
- a CDS encoding MFS transporter, with translation MTTRISGATTGAVSEKRVIGNVLRGSIGNLVEWYDWYAYAAFTTYFAKSFFPTTDTTAAFLGTAAVFAVGFLMRPLGGWMLGRFADRFGRRSALVLSVTLMAGGSLLIAVTPSYHTIGLAAPILLLVARLIQGLSVGGEYSTSATYLSEVATPGKRGFYSSFQYVTLYGGQLLALGLQLILQGLLTEQQLTSWGWRIAFGVGTVAALSVMWLRRGMDESESFTKEKGTEAAGDRGTLRALAKYPKEIALVVGLTLGGTVAFYTFATYSQKFLENTAHIPRRTVTIILFSAILLAAILQPLAGKLSDRIGRRPLLLFFGIAGTLLTVPIMTIMGSTRNPVGAFFLVLAGLVVVAGYTSINAIVKAELFPTKIRAIGVGLPYALTVAIFGGTAELIAQALKSAGHESVFFWYVAGCVLVSLIVYGTMRETSKSSELEER, from the coding sequence ATGACAACCCGGATCAGCGGTGCCACCACGGGGGCCGTGAGCGAGAAACGCGTGATCGGCAACGTGCTGCGCGGCTCCATCGGCAATCTGGTGGAGTGGTACGACTGGTACGCCTACGCGGCGTTCACCACGTACTTCGCCAAGTCCTTCTTCCCGACGACCGACACGACGGCCGCCTTCCTCGGCACCGCCGCCGTGTTCGCGGTCGGGTTCCTCATGCGCCCGCTCGGCGGCTGGATGCTCGGGCGGTTCGCCGACCGGTTCGGCCGCCGCAGCGCCCTGGTGCTTTCGGTCACGCTGATGGCCGGCGGGTCGCTGCTCATCGCCGTCACGCCGAGCTATCACACGATCGGCCTCGCGGCGCCGATCCTCCTGCTGGTCGCGCGGCTGATCCAGGGCTTGTCCGTCGGCGGCGAGTACTCCACGTCGGCGACGTACCTGTCCGAAGTGGCCACTCCGGGCAAGCGCGGGTTCTACTCCAGCTTCCAGTACGTCACGCTGTACGGCGGCCAGCTGCTGGCGCTGGGTCTCCAGCTGATCCTCCAGGGCCTGCTCACCGAGCAGCAGCTGACGTCGTGGGGCTGGCGGATCGCGTTCGGCGTCGGCACGGTCGCCGCGCTCAGCGTCATGTGGCTGCGCCGCGGCATGGACGAGTCCGAGAGCTTCACGAAGGAAAAGGGCACCGAGGCGGCCGGTGACCGCGGCACGCTGCGCGCGCTGGCCAAGTACCCGAAGGAGATCGCGCTCGTCGTCGGCCTGACGCTCGGCGGCACGGTGGCGTTCTACACCTTCGCCACCTACAGCCAGAAGTTCCTCGAGAACACCGCCCACATCCCGCGGCGCACGGTCACGATCATCCTGTTCTCGGCGATCCTCCTCGCGGCGATCCTGCAGCCGCTGGCGGGCAAGCTGTCCGACCGGATCGGCCGCCGCCCGCTGCTGCTGTTCTTCGGCATCGCGGGCACGCTGCTCACCGTGCCGATCATGACGATCATGGGCTCGACCCGGAACCCGGTCGGCGCGTTCTTCCTCGTCCTGGCCGGGCTCGTCGTCGTGGCGGGGTACACGTCGATCAACGCGATCGTGAAGGCCGAGCTGTTCCCGACGAAGATCCGCGCCATCGGTGTCGGGCTGCCCTACGCGCTGACCGTGGCGATCTTCGGCGGTACCGCGGAGCTCATCGCGCAGGCGCTGAAGAGCGCCGGGCACGAGTCGGTGTTCTTCTGGTACGTCGCGGGCTGTGTCCTGGTCTCCCTGATCGTCTACGGCACAATGCGGGAAACCTCGAAGAGCTCCGAGCTGGAAGAGCGCTGA
- the fabI gene encoding enoyl-ACP reductase FabI gives MPGLLEGKRLLITGIITDASLAFHAAKIAQQEGAKVVLTGFGRMSLVERIAKRLPEEAPVIELDVTNQEHLDGLADKVREHVDGLDGVLHSIGFAPQTCLGAPFLDAPAEDVKTAIEISTYSYMSLAKACLPLMGRGASYVGMDFDARVAWPVYNWMGVAKAGLESVNRYLAKELGPQGIRVNLVSAGPMKTMAAKSIPGFVDLEDGWGERAPLGWDSTDPDPVAKSVCAVLSDWLPATTGSMIMVDGGVHFLGI, from the coding sequence GTGCCCGGACTGCTCGAAGGCAAGCGCCTGCTGATCACCGGCATCATCACCGACGCGTCGCTCGCCTTCCACGCGGCCAAGATCGCGCAGCAGGAGGGCGCGAAGGTGGTGCTGACCGGCTTCGGCCGCATGTCGCTGGTCGAGCGCATCGCGAAGCGCCTGCCCGAAGAGGCGCCCGTGATCGAGCTGGACGTCACCAACCAGGAGCACCTCGACGGCCTCGCCGACAAGGTCCGCGAGCACGTCGACGGCCTCGACGGGGTGCTGCACTCGATCGGCTTCGCCCCGCAGACCTGCCTCGGCGCACCGTTCCTCGACGCGCCCGCCGAGGACGTCAAGACGGCGATCGAGATCTCGACGTACTCGTACATGTCGCTGGCGAAGGCGTGCCTGCCGCTGATGGGCCGCGGTGCGTCGTACGTCGGCATGGACTTCGACGCGCGCGTCGCTTGGCCGGTCTACAACTGGATGGGCGTCGCGAAGGCCGGGCTCGAGTCGGTCAACCGGTACCTGGCCAAGGAGCTGGGGCCGCAGGGCATTCGCGTCAACCTGGTCAGCGCGGGCCCGATGAAGACGATGGCCGCCAAGTCCATCCCGGGCTTCGTCGACCTGGAGGACGGCTGGGGCGAGCGTGCGCCGCTCGGCTGGGACAGCACGGACCCGGACCCGGTGGCCAAGAGCGTGTGCGCGGTGCTGTCGGACTGGCTCCCCGCCACCACCGGCTCGATGATCATGGTCGACGGCGGGGTCCACTTCCTCGGCATCTGA